The DNA segment CTAAAGCTTTTAAGTAACTCAAATATCTCTTTTATTGGTGGAGCTTTAGTTGGTGCAGTAGGTGCAACAATGTTTTCTCAGATCTCTAAAGAGAGAAAAAACAGCGAAGAAGAGGAGTGAAAATGCCAATTATACCATTTGCTTTAGGTGCACTTTTAGGTGGTGCTACAGTAGTTTTGTTTAAAAAAGTAAAAACAAATAAAAAGGAGAAGTAAAATGTTACCATTTATTGCAGGTGTAGCAGCTGGTGCTGTTGCTGTTGTTGCTTATAACAACAATAAAAAAATCAGAAAAAGTGTCGATGAAGGTGCAAAAAAAGCTAAAAAAATTGCAGAAGATGGTCTTGAAAAAACTAAAGAACTTGCCAAAGATATAAAGGCTACTATTGAAGACAAAGTAGATAGTCTAAAATCTAAAAAAACAGAAAAAATTCAGAAGAAAGAGGAAGTAGCTAATGGCAAATAATTTATCAATAAATACAGGTGCTCCAAGAAATGTAACTGGACATGTAGTAAGCGGAGCTTTAGCAGCAGGAGCACTTGCAGCAGCTGTAAATTATAATAAATACAAAAAGGGTGAAGCTACAAAAAATGAGGCTATAAACAACTCAATTAAGCTTTCAGCTCAAGGTGGAATTGCTACAGGAAGTGCTATTGCTGCGGCAAACTATCTTGGAAATGGTAGTGTAGTAAAAATGTTAACAGCAGTTTCAGTTGGTGCAATGGGTATTTATGCTGTTGAAAAACTAAGTGAGAAACTAAGTAAAAAAGAGTTAATTGAAGAGGAAAAATAATGCAAGAAAAAAGTTCATTAGGTACAAATCCATACATCAACAAAGCAGAAGATGTTAATATAGTAAATCAAAATCCATACATAAATAGTGATACAACTGCTTCAAATCTTTTAAGTAGTTTTGATACAAATAAATTTTTGATAGGTGCAGTTGTGGGTGCAGTTGGTGCATATCTTTTAACAAATGAAAATGCACAAAAAGCTATTTTTAAAACTATTGCAAAGGGAAGTGCTCTTTTTAGTGCTGGAATTGAAGAGATGAAAGAGCGATTCGAAGATGCAAAAGCTGAGATGGAAGCTGAGCAAGAGTAAGAGAGAGTATGAGTAACAACATAAAACTTTTACATAAGACCACAAAACGTGTAAGATTTTATTGTGATGAATTAAAAAGTAGTGATTTTAATAACTCCTCTTTAATTCAATATTTAGAGTCTATTGATGGAATCAATAGAGTAAGAATAAACAAAAAAATTGGTTCAATTGTTTTTGAACATGATGGAAAAGCTTTAAGTACAATAGAGGATTTATTAGCTAATCTAGATATAAATAGATACAAAGTTTGTGAAACTTTTTTAAGTAGTTGTTTCCCTTGCATAAAAGATGAAGAACCAAGCTTAAATGGTGTAATCAGAGCAGGTACAGCTTTGGGAACTGAGCGTTTTATCTCAAATGATACAGCTAAATTTTTAATAACACTTTTTGCCGCAAAACCACTTTTATTTGAAGGAACAAAGGAGCTTTTTACTGAAGGTCTAACTTCAAAGGTTTTAGAAGCAATGGCAGTTGGTGTAAGTTTGGCAAGAAAAGATTATTTAGCAGCAAATAGTACAAATACTATGCTTGAACTTGGTGAATATATTGAAGAAACAACTGTACATAAAAGTGATGATTTAATCAAAGAGTTAGCAAAACCAAATGTTACAAAAGCTTGGATTGAAGTTGAGGAAAAAGGAAAATTTACTCAAAAATTAGTTGATACGGCAACTATAAAAGTTGGCGATATTGTAATTGTTGGTGCTGGTGATACAATTGCAATTGATGGACATATTATTTCTGGAAATGCTTCTGTTAATCAAGTCTCAATGACAGGAGAGAGTGAACCTGTATCAAAACAAAGAGGTGATAGGGTTATCTCTGGAACGGTTGTAGAAGATGGAAGATTAAAAATCTGGGCTGAATATGTTGGAGAAGATACGGCAACAGCTAGAATAAAAAACTATATAGCTAGTTCTTTAAATGAGAAATCAGCAATTGGATTAAAAGCTACAAAATTAGCTGATAAATTAGTTCCTGTCACTTTAGGCCTTGCAGGTGTCTCTTATCTAATAAATAGAAATTTTGAGAGTGTGGCAGCAGTTTTACAAGCAGATTACTCTTGTGCACTTAAATTAGCTACTCCTGTTGCTTTTAAATCATCTATTTCAAAAGCTGGAAAAGATGGTGTAATGATTAAAGGTGCAAAATCTATTGAATCTTTAAGTAGCGCAGACACTTTTGTTTTTGATAAAACAGGAACACTAACTTATGGAGAGCTTGAAGTAGAGTCAATAACCTCTTTTGATGATAAATGGAAAGAGGATGATATTTTGAACTTAACTGCAAGTGCAGAAGAGCACTATTTTCATCCTGTAGCAGAAGCTGTTGTAAAAGCAGCAAGAGAGAAAGGTTTTGTTCATATGCACCATGAAGAGGTTGAGTTTATAGTTGCCCATGGTGTTAAAACTATAGTAAAAGACAAAGAGGTTGTAATAGGGAGCAGACACTTTTTAGAGGATGATGAAAAGATAGATTTCTCTAAATATGAAGATAAGATTGAAAAAGCTTTGTTAGATGGTAAAACAATGCTTTATGTTGGATATGATAAAGAGCTTCTTGGAACAATTGGTATGCGAGACAAAGTAAGAGAAAATGCCAAAGATACAATTAAAAGATTAAGAGACCTTGGTGTCAAAGAGATTGTAATGCTAACAGGAGATATCCAAGAGAAAGCTGATGTTTTAGCAAAAGAGCTTGGTGTTGATACAGTTTTTGCAAATATGAGACCAACAGATAAAGCTGAGATTGTAAATAAGTTAAAAGAAAAAGGTGCTAATGTTGCCTTTGTTGGGGACGGAATAAATGATGCTCCAGCACTTATGAGTGCTAATGTTGGTATTAGTATGAGTAAAGGTGCGGATATAGCAAAAGCAACAGCTGATATTGGGCTTTTAAAAGATGATTTGGATTCAGTTGCCCAAGTAAAAGAGTTGGCAAATAAGACAATGAAACTAATAAACTACAATTTTAATACAACAGTTGGAATAAACTCTATTATTCTAGCAGGTGCAACAATAGGATTGTTTAATCCTATCACAACAGCTGTTTTGCATAATGGAACTACCATAGGATTACTTATTAATTCTATGAAGGGCATAAGCTTAAAAAAATAGAGGTAATATGGAAAAGCAAGAGATAATTGAAAAAAAGAGTTTAAATCTATTAAAAGATATTGATTTAGATACAAAAAAAGAGATTGCTAAAATTGGTATGACAGCAACAATGGGAATTACTGTTGCAACTTCTATGTATATGAAAAATAAATTTATGAAAAGACTACATGTGGTTGCAGGGGTTGCCCTTGTAGGATTTTCATACTGGCATCACACTTTATATCAACCTGCAAAGAAAAAAGAGAGTAAAAAAGCATTGCCAGAGAAGATTAACTCTAAAGAGAGTGAAACAATTGTTGAAGAGAATCAAAATGTTGCAATATCTTTAAATAGCTTTTTTGCAGAGATGGCAATAACAGGAAAGTTGACCCACAATGAGTTCAAATCTTTTGAAGAGAAAATAGAGACTTTACTTTCAAGTTATGAAGTCCCTTCTATGAATATTTTAATAGATATTACAAAGTTAGAGGGAGTTGAGTTCAAAGTATTGTGGGATGATATTCTTTTTACTCTAAAACATATAAAAGAGATGAAAAAAGTTGCAATTGTTGGTAACAGTAAAGCTGAAGAGTACTCAACAAGTTTTGCAAATAGAGTATTCCCTTTCTCTTTAGAGTATTTTGAAGAGTATTCAAAAGCTAAAGAGTGGTTAAAAGCATAATATACTTTAGGGAATAAATCTTTTATTCCCCTTTTGTTAAGTTACTCAGCTATATCTGAACCACTAACAAATACTTGATGTCCCTCTCCCGCATCAAAAACTGCACTATAAGTTCCAGCTGGTTTTTTAAATGAGATTTCACTATCTTCGCTTATTTTTGCTTCAAATACTTTTTTATCATTTTGTAGAAGATAAAAATTTACTCCACTTGCACTACTTCCATCACTAAATCCAGCTTCACAAGTAATAGTGTCATCTCCATTGTCAAAACAATTCATAATAGCAGTATGGGCAAACATTGAACTAGCTAAAAGAGCTACACCTATAAAAATTTTTTTCATATTCTCTCCTTTTTTAAATTTATTTTTTATTTCGTTGAAATTTTTGGTTTTATTCCACCTTCCCAATTTATATTTTTATTAGGGAAAAGTGCCACTATAAGAGCAATAAAAACAATGGCAAAATAGAAATATGTCATTGCTTCAACTCCTGTGTAGTTATTATATGAACCAATTGAAAATACAATTGAGGATAAAACTATCCCAAGTGTAACTGGGAAAAATATTGCAAAAAGCATCCACTTATAACTATTTGTTTGCATTTTTACTACAATCATTGTAGCTATACAAGGTGGAGTTAAAAGCATAAAAATAATAATTGCAGCTGCATGTAAAGGTGTATATCCACTATTTAATGACATAGCTTCTTCTGCTCTCATGCTATCAGCTTTATTATTTTCATAAATTGAACCTAAAGTTGCAACAGCACTCTCTCTTGCTGCAAAAGAACTTAAGAAAGCTACATTTATTCTCCAATCAAAACCTGCATATTTTGTTATTGGCTCAATTGCTCGACCTGCCATTCCAAGAAGAGAGTTTTCAATTTTTTCATTTTTTATACTTCTTAAAACTCTTTTTCTATCTGTTGATAATTTTCTTAATGCTGCATTTATTTTTTTTGCTTCTGCATCCCTTAGAGGTTTTACAAATTTAAAAAATATGCTGTTTTTTTGAAGGAAATCTTCATCAACTTTTTTAGACTCTTCAGGTGATGAAAGAGTCATCTTTTTTGCTCTATAACTATCATAATAGTTTAGTAGTTGTGATACTTTTTGTTTTGAATCAACTTCACTATAGTAACTGCTACTTTGTGTTGCCCTATCAAATTTAGTTAATGCTACTTCAATATCATTTTCAAAATTTGCTTTTGAAGTTTCATCTATTCCTGGAAATTGCAATAGGGCAAAAAGAACTATGGCAACTGCTAATACAATTGTTACTACTTTTTTTATATATATCCAAACCCTTTGAACAGCTCTTATTACAACACCTTTTACTGTTGGAAGATGATATGGTGGCAACTCCATTAAAAAAGGAGCAGTTTCCCTTGTTTTTAAAATTGTAGAGGTTAGAAGTTTTGCCACAATTAATGCAACAAAAAGGGTAACTGTAGAGATAAAAAACATCATTATTGCCATCTGTGCTTTAAAAAAAGCACCAAGAAGTAGGGTATAAAAAGGCACTTTTGCAAGGCAGTTCATATAAGGAACTGAAAAGATTGTTGCCATTCTTGCTCTATCATCTGCTATTCCTTTTGTTGCCATAACTCCAGGAACTGCACAACCTCCAACCATTGCACCACCTAAAACCAAAGGTAGAGTTGATTGTCCGTGAAGTCCAAATCTTTTAAATACTTTATCAAGAATAAAAGCCATTCTTGGCATATATCCCACATCTTCCATTATTGCAATCAGCGCAAAGAGAATAAAAAATATTGGAATATAGTTCATTAAAGCATTTGCACTATTTACCATCCAAACACCCAAATCTGTTATCATAGGAACATCGATTAAATCTGCTTGGGGAAGAATATCAATAACAAAATTTTTAAAGCTTGCTAAAATCGGCCAAGTATAATCTGTAAGTTTATATCCCCATACAATTGAGATTTGATAAACCAAAAACATAAGTAAAATCAAAATAGGAAGGGCTAAAAATCTATTTAGGATGATTTTATCAACTTTATCTGTTAGAGTTTCGATTCCACTTTTTTTGTCTTCAATTGCATTATGGTAGATAATATCAGCAGAGTCATATCTAATAGAAGCTAAAAATGAAGGAAAATCTTTATCATACTTTTCATGGAAAATTTTAGACTCTTTTTCTATCTCTTCTTCAATCTTAGGATAATCTTTTTTTAAATACTCAATTATAGTTGTATCACCTTCAAGTAGTTTAATACAAAGCCATCTTTTATTAAGATGAAAAGTATTCTCTTGGATTTTCTTTTCAATTGAGTTTATGTGAGGTTCTAACTCTTCGTAATTGATTTTGAAATCTTCATAGCTTTTTTTATTTGTTGCTACATCAACAATACTTTTCATAATCTCTTTGCTTCCAACTCCCTTTGCTCCTGTTGCTTCAATAACGGGACAATTAAGCATTTCAGAGATTTTTTTTGAGTCTATCTCTATTTCTCTTCTTTTTGCCACATCCATCATATTTAATACAACTACAACTGGAATTCCAATTTCAAGTAACTGAAAAGTCAAATATAGATTTCTTTTTATATTCGAAGCATCAATAACATTTACAATAACTTCTGGAGTTTCATTTAATATAAACTCTTTTGCAACTCTCTCCTCAAGGGAATATGAACTAAAAGAGTAGGTTCCAGGAAGATCAACCATCTCAATTTTATAGTTTCCATATTTAAAAAATCCAGTTTTTTTATCAACTGTTACACCTGGATAGTTTGCAATATGTTGTTCTATCCCACTAACCATATTAAAAATTGTAGATTTACCACAATTTGGTTGTCCTGCAAGGGCAACTTTTATATTATTCATTTACAATCCTCAATCTCTACTAACATTGCTTCACTTTTTCTGACACTTAGATGATAGTTGTGTAGTTTTAACTGCATGGGATCATATAAAGGAGCCTCTCTTATCACTTCAATTTCAACACGGTTTACAAATCCCATATCTAAAAGTTTGTGTAGAAGTTTTCCTTTTGCATGGATTTTCTTAACCCTTGCTTTTTCACCTTTTTTTAGTAGGTTTAGTGTTTTTGTCTCATTTGTATTCATTCTAATCCTTAAAGATTTTTCATAAAAAATAGTTAAGGCTTTTTATAGTTTATATCCTTCTTTTTAATATAATGATATTTAGGAATTGGAACTATTTGAAGTATTATAGTTTTTAATCGAAATCTCTATTTTTTAATTTTCTTCTATTTTTTTGATGAACAATTTTTGCTTCCACAATTGCAACTACCACTTTTAAAAAGTTTTTTATAGATATAAAATAGTGCTAGTAGGGCAATTATTAATAAAATAAAATCTTCCATTTTTGTCCTTTGATAAATTATGATTTTAATAATAATTATTAATTAGTGTATTGTATTGGATAATCTCTTTAAAAAATCTTAAAAATTAGTGACTCATGGCGTGATAAAAATCTATATTTTAAAAAAAATATTTGATTTGAAAAGATTAATTTTTAGTAAAAATACTTTTCCAATATCATCTTTATGTATAATTCAAAGAATTATTCAATATAATAAAAAAACATATAATAGTAGGTTTATAAATGGCAAACAAATTTCTCCAACAAGTCTTGTCTTCGCATTTTATTAAATTTTCTCTAATCCCAATTTTGGTTGT comes from the Halarcobacter ebronensis genome and includes:
- a CDS encoding STAS/SEC14 domain-containing protein translates to MEKQEIIEKKSLNLLKDIDLDTKKEIAKIGMTATMGITVATSMYMKNKFMKRLHVVAGVALVGFSYWHHTLYQPAKKKESKKALPEKINSKESETIVEENQNVAISLNSFFAEMAITGKLTHNEFKSFEEKIETLLSSYEVPSMNILIDITKLEGVEFKVLWDDILFTLKHIKEMKKVAIVGNSKAEEYSTSFANRVFPFSLEYFEEYSKAKEWLKA
- the feoB gene encoding ferrous iron transport protein B, producing the protein MNNIKVALAGQPNCGKSTIFNMVSGIEQHIANYPGVTVDKKTGFFKYGNYKIEMVDLPGTYSFSSYSLEERVAKEFILNETPEVIVNVIDASNIKRNLYLTFQLLEIGIPVVVVLNMMDVAKRREIEIDSKKISEMLNCPVIEATGAKGVGSKEIMKSIVDVATNKKSYEDFKINYEELEPHINSIEKKIQENTFHLNKRWLCIKLLEGDTTIIEYLKKDYPKIEEEIEKESKIFHEKYDKDFPSFLASIRYDSADIIYHNAIEDKKSGIETLTDKVDKIILNRFLALPILILLMFLVYQISIVWGYKLTDYTWPILASFKNFVIDILPQADLIDVPMITDLGVWMVNSANALMNYIPIFFILFALIAIMEDVGYMPRMAFILDKVFKRFGLHGQSTLPLVLGGAMVGGCAVPGVMATKGIADDRARMATIFSVPYMNCLAKVPFYTLLLGAFFKAQMAIMMFFISTVTLFVALIVAKLLTSTILKTRETAPFLMELPPYHLPTVKGVVIRAVQRVWIYIKKVVTIVLAVAIVLFALLQFPGIDETSKANFENDIEVALTKFDRATQSSSYYSEVDSKQKVSQLLNYYDSYRAKKMTLSSPEESKKVDEDFLQKNSIFFKFVKPLRDAEAKKINAALRKLSTDRKRVLRSIKNEKIENSLLGMAGRAIEPITKYAGFDWRINVAFLSSFAARESAVATLGSIYENNKADSMRAEEAMSLNSGYTPLHAAAIIIFMLLTPPCIATMIVVKMQTNSYKWMLFAIFFPVTLGIVLSSIVFSIGSYNNYTGVEAMTYFYFAIVFIALIVALFPNKNINWEGGIKPKISTK
- a CDS encoding heavy metal translocating P-type ATPase, translated to MSNNIKLLHKTTKRVRFYCDELKSSDFNNSSLIQYLESIDGINRVRINKKIGSIVFEHDGKALSTIEDLLANLDINRYKVCETFLSSCFPCIKDEEPSLNGVIRAGTALGTERFISNDTAKFLITLFAAKPLLFEGTKELFTEGLTSKVLEAMAVGVSLARKDYLAANSTNTMLELGEYIEETTVHKSDDLIKELAKPNVTKAWIEVEEKGKFTQKLVDTATIKVGDIVIVGAGDTIAIDGHIISGNASVNQVSMTGESEPVSKQRGDRVISGTVVEDGRLKIWAEYVGEDTATARIKNYIASSLNEKSAIGLKATKLADKLVPVTLGLAGVSYLINRNFESVAAVLQADYSCALKLATPVAFKSSISKAGKDGVMIKGAKSIESLSSADTFVFDKTGTLTYGELEVESITSFDDKWKEDDILNLTASAEEHYFHPVAEAVVKAAREKGFVHMHHEEVEFIVAHGVKTIVKDKEVVIGSRHFLEDDEKIDFSKYEDKIEKALLDGKTMLYVGYDKELLGTIGMRDKVRENAKDTIKRLRDLGVKEIVMLTGDIQEKADVLAKELGVDTVFANMRPTDKAEIVNKLKEKGANVAFVGDGINDAPALMSANVGISMSKGADIAKATADIGLLKDDLDSVAQVKELANKTMKLINYNFNTTVGINSIILAGATIGLFNPITTAVLHNGTTIGLLINSMKGISLKK
- a CDS encoding FeoA family protein; translated protein: MNTNETKTLNLLKKGEKARVKKIHAKGKLLHKLLDMGFVNRVEIEVIREAPLYDPMQLKLHNYHLSVRKSEAMLVEIEDCK
- a CDS encoding FeoB-associated Cys-rich membrane protein; this translates as MEDFILLIIALLALFYIYKKLFKSGSCNCGSKNCSSKK
- a CDS encoding magnetosome protein MamC produces the protein MANNLSINTGAPRNVTGHVVSGALAAGALAAAVNYNKYKKGEATKNEAINNSIKLSAQGGIATGSAIAAANYLGNGSVVKMLTAVSVGAMGIYAVEKLSEKLSKKELIEEEK